One segment of Phragmites australis chromosome 13, lpPhrAust1.1, whole genome shotgun sequence DNA contains the following:
- the LOC133888613 gene encoding beta-fructofuranosidase, insoluble isoenzyme 2-like, with translation MRVLGRVAWAWLVVLLLLQLAGASHVVYDDLEVEAATEAVPPSIIDSLLRTGYHFQPPKNWVNDPNAPLYYKGWYHLFYQYNPKGAVWGNIVWAHSVSQDLINWVALEPAIEPSIPSDKYGCWSGSATTLPDGTPAIMYTGVNRPDVNYQVQNVAYPRNKSDPLLRKWTKPAHNPIIVPEGSINATQFRDPTTAWRADGHWRLLVGSVARGTRGVAYVYRSRDFKRWTRVRRPLHSAPTGMWECPDFYPVTADGGRAGLETSVSGPRVKYVLKNSLDLRRYDYYTVGTYDRKAEQYVPDDPAGDDHHLRYDYGNFYASKTFYDPAKRRRILWGWANESDTASDDVAKGWAGIQAIPRTVWLDPSGKQLLQWPIEEVEALRGKSVTLKNRVIKPGEHVEVTGLQTAQADVEVSFEVSSMAGAEPLDPALASDAQRLCGARGAGVTGGVGPFGLWVLASADREERTAVFFRVFRAAGNKKPVVLMCTDPTKSSLVPNLYQPTFAGFVDTDISKGKISLRSLIDRSVVESFGAGGKTCILSRVYPSLAIGKNARLYVFNNGKSDVKVSHLTAWEMKKPLMNGA, from the exons ATGAGAGTGCTTGGAAGGGTTGCTTGGGCATGGctggtggtgctgctgctgttgcagcTCGCCGGGGCGTCGCATGTTGTCTACGACGACCTcgaggtggaggcggcgacgGAGGCCGTGCCGCCGTCCATTATCGACTCCCTGCTGAGGACCGGGTACCACTTCCAGCCCCCCAAGAACTGGGTCAATG ATCCCAACG CTCCGTTGTACTACAAGGGATGGTACCATCTCTTCTACCAATACAACCCCAAGGGCGCCGTGTGGGGCAACATCGTGTGGGCGCACTCGGTGTCGCAGGACCTCATCAACTGGGTGGCGCTGGAGCCGGCGATCGAGCCCAGCATCCCGTCCGACAAGTACGGCTGCTGGTCCGGCTCGGCGACCACGCTGCCGGACGGCACGCCGGCGATCATGTACACAGGGGTCAACCGCCCGGACGTCAACTACCAGGTCCAGAACGTGGCCTACCCGAGGAACAAGTCCGACCCGCTGCTCCGGAAGTGGACCAAGCCGGCGCACAACCCGATCATCGTGCCCGAAGGCAGCATCAACGCGACGCAGTTCCGGGACCCGACCACCGCGTGGCGCGCCGACGGCCACTGGCGGCTGCTGGTCGGCAGCGTGGCCAGGGGCACGCGGGGCGTGGCGTACGTGTACCGGAGCCGCGACTTCAAACGGTGGACGCGGGTGCGGCGGCCGCTGCACTCGGCGCCCACCGGCATGTGGGAGTGCCCGGACTTCTACCCGGTGACGGCGGACGGCGGGCGTGCGGGTCTCGAGACGTCCGTGTCCGGCCCGCGGGTGAAGTACGTGCTCAAGAATAGCCTCGACCTTCGCCGGTACGACTACTACACCGTCGGCACGTACGACCGGAAGGCCGAGCAGTACGTGCCGGACGACCCTGCTGGCGACGATCACCACCTGCGGTACGACTACGGTAACTTCTACGCGTCCAAGACGTTCTACGACCCGGCGAAGCGGCGCCGGATCCTCTGGGGCTGGGCCAACGAATCCGACACTGCCTCCGACGACGTCGCCAAGGGGTGGGCTGGGATTCAG GCGATTCCTAGGACGGTTTGGCTCGACCCCAGCGGGAAGCAGCTGCTGCAGTGGCCCATCGAGGAGGTTGAGGCCCTCCGAGGCAAGTCGGTCACACTCAAGAACAGGGTAATCAAGCCAGGAGAACACGTTGAGGTCACTGGGCTACAAACGGCACAG GCTGACGTCGAGGTGAGCTTCGAGGTGTCGAGCATGGCGGGGGCCGAGCCGCTGGACCCGGCGCTCGCCAGCGACGCGCAGCGGCTGTGCGGCGCCAGGGGCGCCGGGGTGACGGGCGGCGTGGGGCCGTTCGGCCTGTGGGTGCTCGCGTCCGCCGACCGGGAGGAGAGGACCGCGGTCTTCTTCAGGGTGTTCAGGGCCGCGGGCAACAAGAAGCCCGTGGTGCTCATGTGCACCGACCCCACCAA GTCATCTCTCGTCCCAAACCTGTACCAGCCGACATTTGCAGGTTTTGTTGACACGGACATTTCAAAGGGGAAGATATCGCTGAGAAGCTTG ATCGACCGGTCCGTTGTTGAGAGCTTTGGAGCCGGGGGCAAGACCTGCATCCTCTCCAGAGTGTACCCGTCGCTCGCCATTGGCAAGAACGCTCGCCTCTACGTGTTCAACAACGGGAAATCCGACGTCAAGGTCTCGCACCTGACCGCGTGGGAGATGAAGAAACCACTCATGAACGGCGCCTGA
- the LOC133888764 gene encoding beta-fructofuranosidase, insoluble isoenzyme 3 isoform X1, whose product MGTTAALLLVVLLHCAAVVSASHAVYPELQSVEATQVDEMSRTGYHFQPPKHWINGPMYYKGLYHLFYQYNPKGAVWGNIVWAHSVSTDLIDWTALDPGIYPSKPFDIKGCWSGSATILPSGVPVIMYTGIDPHNHQVQNVAYPKNLSDPFLREWVKPEYNPIIAPDHGINASAFRDPTTAWYGPDKHWRLLVGSKVNEKGLAVLYRSQDFKRWVKAHHPFHSGLTGMWECPDFFPVAVHGSSRHHRRGVDTAELQDRAVAEEVKYVFKVSLDLTRYEYYTVGTYDHATDRYVPDAGFPDNDYGLRYDYGDFYASKSFYDPAKRRRILWGWANESDTVPDDRQKGWAGIQAIPRKLWLSPRGKQLIQWPVEEIKALRAKHVNVSDKVVTGGNYFEVAGFKSVQSDVEVAFAIKDLSKAEDFDPAWRIDPQALCKKRGSRVKGGVGPFGLWVLADADLTERTAVFFRVFKTNSSKHVVLMCNDPTRSSFESQVYRPTFAGFVKVDIAKTKKITLRTLIDHSVVESFGAGGRTCILTRVYPKKAIGDAAHLFVFNHGESDIKVTNLDAWELKTPKMNAPQQ is encoded by the exons ATGGGGACAACGGCGGCGCTGTTGCTGGTGGTTCTGCTGCATTGCGCGGCGGTGGTGAGCGCGTCGCATGCCGTGTACCCGGAGCTCCAGTCGGTAGAGGCGACGCAGGTCGACGAGATGTCGCGCACCGGGTACCACTTCCAACCACCTAAGCACTGGATCAATG GGCCGATGTACTACAAGGGGCTGTACCACTTGTTCTACCAGTACAACCCCAAGGGCGCGGTGTGGGGCAACATCGTGTGGGCGCACTCGGTGTCAACGGACCTGATCGACTGGACGGCGCTGGACCCGGGGATCTACCCGTCCAAGCCGTTCGACATCAAAGGCTGCTGGTCGGGCTCCGCCACCATACTGCCCAGCGGCGTGCCGGTGATCATGTACACCGGCATCGACCCGCACAACCACCAGGTGCAGAACGTCGCGTACCCGAAGAACCTCTCCGACCCGTTCCTCCGCGAGTGGGTCAAGCCCGAGTACAACCCCATCATCGCCCCCGACCACGGCATCAACGCCAGCGCCTTCCGCGACCCGACCACCGCATGGTACGGCCCTGACAAGCATTGGCGTCTGCTGGTGGGCAGCAAGGTGAACGAGAAGGGCCTCGCGGTGCTGTACCGGAGCCAGGACTTCAAGCGGTGGGTCAAGGCGCACCACCCGTTCCACTCGGGGCTCACCGGCATGTGGGAGTGCCCGGACTTCTTCCCCGTCGCCGTGCACGGCAGCAGCCGCCACCACCGGCGCGGCGTGGACACCGCCGAGCTGCAGGACCGCGCCGTGGCGGAGGAGGTCAAGTACGTGTTCAAGGTGAGCCTGGACCTTACGCGGTACGAGTACTACACGGTCGGCACGTACGACCACGCCACGGACCGTTACGTCCCCGACGCCGGCTTCCCTGACAACGACTACGGCCTCCGGTATGACTACGGCGACTTCTACGCGTCCAAGTCGTTCTACGACCCGGCGAAGCGCCGCCGCATCCTCTGGGGCTGGGCCAACGAGTCCGACACCGTCCCCGACGACCGCCAGAAGGGTTGGGCCGGCATTCAG GCGATACCGAGGAAGCTGTGGCTGTCGCCGCGCGGGAAGCAGCTGATCCAGTGGCCGGTGGAGGAGATCAAGGCGCTGCGAGCGAAGCATGTCAACGTCAGCGACAAGGTCGTCACGGGCGGGAACTACTTCGAGGTCGCCGGCTTCAAGTCCGTGCAG TCGGACGTGGAGGTGGCCTTCGCGATCAAGGACCTGAGCAAGGCGGAGGACTTCGACCCGGCATGGCGCATCGACCCGCAGGCGCTCTGCAAGAAGCGCGGCTCGCGCGTCAAGGGCGGGGTGGGACCGTTCGGCCTGTGGGTGCTGGCCGACGCCGACCTCACGGAGAGGACGGCCGTCTTCTTCAGGGTGTTCAAGACCAACAGCAGCAAGCACGTCGTCCTCATGTGCAACGATCCTACTAGGTCGTCGTTCGAGTCGCAGGTCTACAGGCCGACCTTCGCCGGCTTTGTCAAAGTCGACATCGCCAAGACGAAGAAGATCACCCTCAGGACACTG ATCGACCACTCCGTGGTGGAGAGCTTCGGCGCGGGCGGCAGGACCTGCATCCTGACGAGGGTCTACCCCAAGAAGGCTATCGGCGACGCCGCGCACCTCTTCGTCTTCAACCACGGCGAGTCGGACATCAAGGTCACCAACCTGGATGCCTGGGAGCTCAAGACCCCCAAGATGAACGCGCCGCAGCAGTAG
- the LOC133888764 gene encoding beta-fructofuranosidase, insoluble isoenzyme 3 isoform X2, whose product MSRTGYHFQPPKHWINDPNGPMYYKGLYHLFYQYNPKGAVWGNIVWAHSVSTDLIDWTALDPGIYPSKPFDIKGCWSGSATILPSGVPVIMYTGIDPHNHQVQNVAYPKNLSDPFLREWVKPEYNPIIAPDHGINASAFRDPTTAWYGPDKHWRLLVGSKVNEKGLAVLYRSQDFKRWVKAHHPFHSGLTGMWECPDFFPVAVHGSSRHHRRGVDTAELQDRAVAEEVKYVFKVSLDLTRYEYYTVGTYDHATDRYVPDAGFPDNDYGLRYDYGDFYASKSFYDPAKRRRILWGWANESDTVPDDRQKGWAGIQAIPRKLWLSPRGKQLIQWPVEEIKALRAKHVNVSDKVVTGGNYFEVAGFKSVQSDVEVAFAIKDLSKAEDFDPAWRIDPQALCKKRGSRVKGGVGPFGLWVLADADLTERTAVFFRVFKTNSSKHVVLMCNDPTRSSFESQVYRPTFAGFVKVDIAKTKKITLRTLIDHSVVESFGAGGRTCILTRVYPKKAIGDAAHLFVFNHGESDIKVTNLDAWELKTPKMNAPQQ is encoded by the exons ATGTCGCGCACCGGGTACCACTTCCAACCACCTAAGCACTGGATCAATG ATCCGAACG GGCCGATGTACTACAAGGGGCTGTACCACTTGTTCTACCAGTACAACCCCAAGGGCGCGGTGTGGGGCAACATCGTGTGGGCGCACTCGGTGTCAACGGACCTGATCGACTGGACGGCGCTGGACCCGGGGATCTACCCGTCCAAGCCGTTCGACATCAAAGGCTGCTGGTCGGGCTCCGCCACCATACTGCCCAGCGGCGTGCCGGTGATCATGTACACCGGCATCGACCCGCACAACCACCAGGTGCAGAACGTCGCGTACCCGAAGAACCTCTCCGACCCGTTCCTCCGCGAGTGGGTCAAGCCCGAGTACAACCCCATCATCGCCCCCGACCACGGCATCAACGCCAGCGCCTTCCGCGACCCGACCACCGCATGGTACGGCCCTGACAAGCATTGGCGTCTGCTGGTGGGCAGCAAGGTGAACGAGAAGGGCCTCGCGGTGCTGTACCGGAGCCAGGACTTCAAGCGGTGGGTCAAGGCGCACCACCCGTTCCACTCGGGGCTCACCGGCATGTGGGAGTGCCCGGACTTCTTCCCCGTCGCCGTGCACGGCAGCAGCCGCCACCACCGGCGCGGCGTGGACACCGCCGAGCTGCAGGACCGCGCCGTGGCGGAGGAGGTCAAGTACGTGTTCAAGGTGAGCCTGGACCTTACGCGGTACGAGTACTACACGGTCGGCACGTACGACCACGCCACGGACCGTTACGTCCCCGACGCCGGCTTCCCTGACAACGACTACGGCCTCCGGTATGACTACGGCGACTTCTACGCGTCCAAGTCGTTCTACGACCCGGCGAAGCGCCGCCGCATCCTCTGGGGCTGGGCCAACGAGTCCGACACCGTCCCCGACGACCGCCAGAAGGGTTGGGCCGGCATTCAG GCGATACCGAGGAAGCTGTGGCTGTCGCCGCGCGGGAAGCAGCTGATCCAGTGGCCGGTGGAGGAGATCAAGGCGCTGCGAGCGAAGCATGTCAACGTCAGCGACAAGGTCGTCACGGGCGGGAACTACTTCGAGGTCGCCGGCTTCAAGTCCGTGCAG TCGGACGTGGAGGTGGCCTTCGCGATCAAGGACCTGAGCAAGGCGGAGGACTTCGACCCGGCATGGCGCATCGACCCGCAGGCGCTCTGCAAGAAGCGCGGCTCGCGCGTCAAGGGCGGGGTGGGACCGTTCGGCCTGTGGGTGCTGGCCGACGCCGACCTCACGGAGAGGACGGCCGTCTTCTTCAGGGTGTTCAAGACCAACAGCAGCAAGCACGTCGTCCTCATGTGCAACGATCCTACTAGGTCGTCGTTCGAGTCGCAGGTCTACAGGCCGACCTTCGCCGGCTTTGTCAAAGTCGACATCGCCAAGACGAAGAAGATCACCCTCAGGACACTG ATCGACCACTCCGTGGTGGAGAGCTTCGGCGCGGGCGGCAGGACCTGCATCCTGACGAGGGTCTACCCCAAGAAGGCTATCGGCGACGCCGCGCACCTCTTCGTCTTCAACCACGGCGAGTCGGACATCAAGGTCACCAACCTGGATGCCTGGGAGCTCAAGACCCCCAAGATGAACGCGCCGCAGCAGTAG